One Amorphoplanes digitatis genomic window carries:
- a CDS encoding Bax inhibitor-1/YccA family protein, which translates to MDSTYPYQPAGVVARDRGHTLFAQTMAYVAGTTGLFALGAYLGRNLSSGIAFVAYLVAFAALIAMQFTVRKSRQTTVALLAAFGLLMGVALAPTLVYYANTDPQALWQAGAATALFVAAFGAAGYATRRDLTALARVCFWALVALLVFGIVLIFVNIPYGSLIYSVLGLVIFAGFIMFDFQRLRRSRDVNSAPLLAASIFLDILNVFLFFLRIFRGGNR; encoded by the coding sequence ATGGACTCGACCTATCCGTACCAGCCGGCCGGGGTCGTCGCCCGCGATCGGGGCCACACCCTGTTCGCGCAGACGATGGCCTACGTCGCGGGGACCACCGGCCTGTTCGCCCTCGGCGCGTACCTCGGCCGGAACCTCTCCAGCGGCATCGCCTTCGTCGCGTACCTCGTGGCGTTCGCCGCCCTGATCGCCATGCAGTTCACCGTCCGCAAGTCACGGCAGACGACGGTCGCGCTGCTGGCGGCGTTCGGCCTGCTGATGGGGGTCGCGCTCGCGCCGACGCTGGTCTACTACGCCAACACCGACCCGCAGGCGCTCTGGCAGGCCGGCGCCGCGACCGCGCTGTTCGTCGCGGCGTTCGGCGCGGCGGGATACGCCACCCGCCGCGACCTCACGGCGCTGGCGCGGGTGTGCTTCTGGGCGCTGGTGGCCCTGCTCGTCTTCGGCATCGTGCTGATCTTCGTGAACATCCCGTACGGGTCGCTCATCTACTCCGTGCTGGGCCTTGTGATCTTCGCCGGGTTCATCATGTTCGACTTCCAGCGGCTGCGGCGCTCCCGCGACGTCAACTCCGCGCCACTGCTGGCGGCGTCGATCTTCCTCGACATCCTCAACGTGTTCCTGTTCTTCCTGCGGATCTTCCGGGGCGGCAACCGCTGA
- a CDS encoding cytochrome P450, with amino-acid sequence MSDHAATVREYDLFTPEAIANPDGFLHRVRAESPLSWLPQLDAYLLTRYADINAALRDRRMDSANMARVLQRLTPAEQEELAPVRRSIEMWMGHTVPADHVRFQQLLKRYFTPAMVDRLRPRVREFTNELLDAVAPKGRMDVVSDLAYPLPANVIAELLGMPVTDREQLQAWSRDILPVFGSDDVAQLRQAQRSMLEMHDYLRVIAAERRRTPGEDVLSAFMAAEAAGLVTEDEAVANCVLLLFAGHETTANLIANGLVLLFENPDQLARLRADPDLTPLAVEEMLRCDGPAGVIGRVTTEPVELAGHTVPAGRHVYLALMAANRDPEVFADPDVFDISRARSRVLSFGMGTYYCLGAALARMETDECLRILLRRFPGLRPAYRTPDWMPTVPIGHRLASLPVTF; translated from the coding sequence CTGCACCGGGTCCGCGCCGAGAGTCCACTCTCGTGGCTGCCACAGCTCGACGCCTACCTGCTCACCCGGTACGCGGACATCAACGCCGCCCTGCGGGACAGGCGGATGGACAGCGCCAACATGGCCCGGGTCCTGCAACGCCTGACGCCCGCGGAGCAGGAGGAGCTGGCACCGGTGCGCCGGTCCATCGAGATGTGGATGGGCCACACCGTCCCGGCCGACCACGTCCGCTTCCAGCAGCTGCTCAAGCGCTACTTCACCCCGGCGATGGTCGACCGGCTGCGGCCACGGGTGCGCGAGTTCACCAACGAGCTCCTCGACGCCGTCGCGCCCAAGGGCCGGATGGACGTGGTGAGCGACCTGGCGTACCCGCTGCCCGCGAACGTGATCGCCGAGCTGCTCGGCATGCCGGTCACGGACCGCGAGCAGCTGCAGGCGTGGTCGCGCGACATCCTGCCGGTCTTCGGCAGCGACGACGTCGCGCAGCTGCGCCAGGCGCAGCGGAGCATGCTCGAGATGCACGACTATCTGCGGGTCATCGCGGCCGAACGCCGCCGCACACCCGGCGAGGACGTGCTGAGCGCCTTCATGGCGGCCGAGGCCGCGGGCCTGGTCACCGAGGACGAGGCGGTGGCCAACTGCGTGCTGCTGCTGTTCGCCGGGCACGAGACCACCGCGAACCTGATCGCCAACGGACTGGTGCTGCTGTTCGAGAACCCGGACCAGCTGGCCCGGCTCCGGGCCGATCCGGACCTGACGCCGCTCGCCGTCGAGGAGATGCTGCGCTGCGACGGCCCGGCCGGCGTCATCGGCAGGGTCACCACCGAGCCCGTCGAGCTGGCCGGCCACACCGTGCCGGCCGGCAGGCACGTCTACCTCGCGCTGATGGCCGCCAACCGCGACCCGGAGGTCTTCGCCGACCCGGACGTCTTCGACATCTCCCGCGCCCGCAGCCGGGTGCTCAGCTTCGGCATGGGCACCTACTACTGCCTGGGCGCCGCGCTCGCCCGGATGGAGACCGACGAGTGCCTGCGGATCCTGCTCCGGCGCTTTCCCGGGCTGCGGCCCGCGTACCGGACGCCGGACTGGATGCCGACCGTGCCGATCGGCCACCGGCTGGCCTCGCTGCCTGTCACGTTCTGA